A DNA window from Streptomyces sp. 71268 contains the following coding sequences:
- a CDS encoding GntR family transcriptional regulator yields MAPASTAPARPPAQQTSPNPSNAPSPQPVCASPAGDVAAGYAVPRAGAGGSAADRVYAYVKQAVLERHYEGGTLLTEGDLAEAVGVSRTPVREALLRLEVEGLIRLYPKKGALVLPVSAQEIADVVETRLLVEEHAARKAVPAPAELIGRLEELLDQQRAQAAAGDLAALVASDRCFHATIVRSAGNQILERLYDQLRDRQLRMGVAVMHAHPDRVAKSIAEHAEILAALRAGDADAAAAAVHHHVSWVRHLARGEDR; encoded by the coding sequence ATGGCCCCTGCATCTACCGCCCCCGCCCGGCCGCCGGCTCAGCAGACCTCCCCGAACCCGTCGAACGCCCCCTCCCCCCAACCCGTCTGTGCCTCGCCGGCCGGTGACGTCGCCGCTGGCTACGCCGTCCCGCGCGCGGGCGCCGGTGGCTCCGCCGCCGACCGGGTGTACGCGTACGTCAAGCAGGCCGTCCTGGAGCGTCACTACGAGGGCGGCACGCTGCTCACCGAGGGGGACCTGGCCGAGGCCGTCGGCGTCTCCCGCACGCCGGTGCGCGAGGCGCTGCTGCGGCTTGAGGTGGAAGGGCTGATTAGGCTCTACCCGAAGAAGGGCGCCCTCGTGCTGCCGGTCTCCGCGCAGGAGATCGCCGACGTCGTGGAGACCCGGCTGCTGGTCGAGGAGCACGCCGCGCGCAAGGCGGTGCCCGCCCCCGCCGAGCTGATCGGCCGCCTTGAGGAGTTGCTCGACCAGCAGCGGGCCCAGGCCGCCGCCGGCGACCTGGCCGCGCTGGTCGCCAGCGACCGCTGCTTCCACGCCACCATCGTGCGCAGCGCGGGCAACCAGATCCTGGAGCGCCTCTACGACCAGTTGCGCGACCGCCAGCTCCGGATGGGCGTCGCCGTGATGCACGCCCACCCGGACCGGGTGGCCAAGAGCATCGCCGAGCACGCCGAGATCCTGGCCGCGCTGCGCGCCGGCGACGCGGACGCCGCGGCGGCGGCCGTGCACCACCACGTGAGCTGGGTGCGCCACCTGGCCCGGGGTGAGGATCGGTGA
- a CDS encoding NAD(P)-binding domain-containing protein, producing the protein MNANSPTPAPVTVLGLGAMGRALAAAFVAGGHPTTVWNRTPGRADELVARGAVEAPELTSAIEASPLVVVCLFDKESVREALAPAASSLAGRTVAMLTTFTPADAKEVSAWLAEHGADYLGGAIMAVPTMIGKPESQLFYSGQRHLFDTHRATLERLGTSKHVGADVGTSALYETALLSGMYAMFAGFYHGAALIGTAGVSATEFATYFVPFIQAMASAANGAAEFIDKGDYTAELQSLEFNRSALHHIVHVSEDQGISPEVPALIRELMDRQIRAGHGADSATRMYESIAHPQG; encoded by the coding sequence ATGAACGCGAATTCCCCGACGCCCGCCCCCGTCACCGTGCTCGGTCTCGGCGCGATGGGAAGGGCGCTGGCGGCGGCCTTCGTCGCCGGCGGCCACCCCACCACCGTGTGGAACCGCACCCCGGGCCGGGCGGACGAACTGGTCGCCAGGGGCGCGGTCGAGGCGCCGGAGCTGACCTCGGCGATCGAGGCCAGCCCGCTGGTCGTGGTCTGCCTCTTCGACAAGGAATCGGTCCGCGAGGCACTGGCCCCGGCCGCTTCGTCGCTGGCCGGACGCACGGTGGCGATGCTGACCACGTTCACGCCCGCGGACGCCAAGGAGGTCTCCGCCTGGCTGGCCGAGCACGGCGCCGACTACCTCGGCGGCGCGATCATGGCCGTGCCCACCATGATCGGAAAGCCCGAGTCACAGCTCTTCTACAGCGGCCAGCGGCACCTGTTCGACACCCACCGCGCCACCCTGGAGCGCCTGGGCACCAGCAAGCACGTCGGCGCGGACGTGGGCACCTCGGCGCTGTACGAGACGGCGTTGCTCTCCGGCATGTACGCCATGTTCGCCGGCTTCTACCACGGCGCCGCGCTCATTGGCACGGCGGGCGTTTCGGCAACGGAATTCGCCACATATTTCGTGCCGTTCATCCAGGCCATGGCGTCCGCGGCGAACGGAGCCGCCGAATTCATCGACAAGGGCGACTACACGGCCGAGTTGCAGAGCCTGGAATTCAACCGGTCGGCCCTCCACCACATCGTGCACGTCAGCGAGGACCAGGGCATCAGCCCGGAGGTCCCGGCCCTCATACGGGAGTTGATGGACCGCCAGATCCGGGCCGGCCACGGCGCGGACAGCGCGACCCGCATGTACGAGAGCATCGCCCACCCGCAGGGCTGA
- a CDS encoding S41 family peptidase gives MDGYGTVVTVRGGAYQEYQTTAVSCLKGDAARRTGHSGGAYEYAKESGRTFSLRQGARPHRMSLHVDGSPGGRELRRVGELPAGCDPDGDDGSDEPFDPLRTFDVFWHTFAENYPFFAAKGIDWKAARDTYRPRVDADTSRDELAGVFRDMVRPLHDAHVSVEAGATGRFFAVRPGTTMPNEAMDTRVTSYIEERDLGGRPLTRYAGGRIGYADLPGDRGYLRISGFLGYSETPTYEANKAALDRALDAILTAERTRKLRGLVIDLRVNGGGADSFGLQLASRLTDRPYFAYAKRARNDPSDPTRFTASQPQYVTPARAPRYGGPIAVLTGGSTISAGETFTQALMDRPGRAVRIGEHTQGVFSDTMERALPGGWRINVPNEEFRTRAGQSFDGSGIPPHLYEPVFTEEEFAHRRDSAFDRALRVLPSGGAPGAA, from the coding sequence ATGGACGGTTACGGCACGGTCGTCACGGTGCGCGGCGGCGCGTACCAGGAGTACCAGACGACCGCCGTGAGCTGCCTCAAGGGCGATGCCGCGCGGCGCACCGGGCACAGCGGCGGGGCGTACGAGTACGCCAAGGAGAGCGGGCGCACCTTCTCGCTGCGGCAGGGAGCGCGACCGCACCGGATGAGCCTGCACGTCGATGGCTCGCCCGGGGGCCGGGAACTGCGGCGGGTTGGCGAGTTGCCCGCCGGCTGTGACCCGGACGGTGACGACGGCTCGGACGAACCCTTCGATCCGCTGCGTACCTTCGACGTCTTCTGGCACACCTTCGCGGAGAACTACCCGTTCTTCGCCGCCAAGGGCATCGACTGGAAGGCCGCGCGGGACACCTACCGGCCACGGGTGGACGCGGACACGAGCCGGGACGAACTCGCCGGTGTCTTCCGCGACATGGTGCGCCCTCTGCACGACGCGCACGTGTCCGTCGAGGCCGGTGCCACCGGCCGGTTCTTCGCCGTCCGGCCCGGCACCACCATGCCGAACGAAGCGATGGACACCCGCGTGACCTCGTACATCGAGGAACGCGACCTCGGCGGCCGGCCGCTCACGCGGTACGCGGGCGGTCGGATCGGCTACGCGGACCTGCCGGGCGACCGGGGCTACCTGCGGATCTCCGGCTTCCTCGGCTACTCCGAGACGCCGACCTACGAGGCCAACAAGGCGGCGCTCGACCGGGCCCTCGACGCCATCCTCACCGCCGAGCGCACCCGGAAGCTGCGTGGGCTCGTCATCGACCTGCGGGTCAACGGCGGCGGTGCCGACTCCTTCGGCCTCCAACTCGCCTCCCGCCTCACCGACCGGCCCTACTTCGCGTACGCCAAGCGCGCCCGCAACGACCCGAGTGATCCGACCCGGTTCACCGCCTCGCAGCCGCAGTACGTCACGCCCGCCCGCGCGCCCCGGTACGGCGGCCCGATCGCGGTGCTCACCGGCGGTTCGACGATCAGCGCGGGCGAGACGTTCACGCAGGCCCTGATGGACCGGCCGGGCAGGGCCGTCCGCATCGGCGAGCACACCCAGGGCGTCTTCTCCGACACGATGGAGCGCGCCCTGCCCGGCGGCTGGCGGATCAACGTGCCGAACGAGGAGTTCCGCACCCGCGCGGGCCAGTCCTTCGACGGTTCCGGTATCCCGCCGCACCTGTACGAACCCGTCTTCACCGAGGAGGAGTTCGCCCACCGCCGCGACTCGGCCTTCGACCGGGCCCTGCGGGTGCTACCGAGCGGCGGCGCGCCCGGCGCCGCGTGA
- a CDS encoding DJ-1/PfpI family protein — MSTDGRATDDSGAGPTRTIGIFLFPAVEELDAIGPYEVLAYWTYHHPGDNWRVLTFSADGAPVTCAKGLTVAAHRGAADLPDLDVLIYPGGRGTRPVLTDQAHLDWVARQRERVPLMVSVCTGALVYAAAGLLSGRPATTHWASLDRLRELDPTIDVRPDERFVDDGDLVTSAGISAGIDMSLHLVGRLASPERAEAVRKGLEYEPRPPVFAG; from the coding sequence ATGAGTACCGATGGACGTGCGACTGACGACAGCGGTGCGGGCCCGACCCGCACCATCGGCATCTTCCTCTTCCCCGCCGTAGAGGAGTTGGACGCGATCGGCCCCTACGAGGTCCTGGCGTACTGGACCTATCACCACCCCGGCGACAACTGGCGCGTGCTCACCTTCTCCGCCGACGGCGCGCCCGTCACCTGCGCGAAGGGCCTGACCGTCGCGGCCCACCGCGGCGCGGCCGACCTGCCCGACCTCGACGTGCTGATCTACCCCGGCGGCCGGGGCACCCGCCCGGTCCTCACCGACCAGGCCCACCTGGACTGGGTGGCCCGCCAGCGCGAGCGCGTCCCGCTGATGGTCAGCGTGTGCACGGGCGCCCTGGTGTACGCGGCGGCCGGCCTCCTCTCCGGCCGCCCGGCCACCACCCACTGGGCCTCCCTCGACCGCCTCCGCGAACTCGACCCGACCATCGACGTCCGCCCCGACGAACGCTTCGTGGACGACGGCGACCTGGTGACCAGCGCGGGCATCTCCGCCGGCATCGACATGTCCCTCCACCTCGTCGGCCGCCTGGCCTCCCCGGAACGCGCGGAGGCGGTCCGCAAGGGCCTTGAGTACGAGCCTCGGCCACCGGTGTTCGCGGGGTAG
- a CDS encoding (2Fe-2S)-binding protein has translation MALAPACPPDDATAPNCAHLLARGYERLAALCEPLHLDVRWPTEAPTPTPGAAYPFAEPPATRPDADEPSTSATHRPTLEQLATEPDVLAAFLDAEEARIAAGGDVVPRRHAVAARALHGCLWSVSLLLSGVWYLERRVPLLDQRAVRHDLSSNRYEVTPGGFRCLPDDPAAGLPGVRTVPDEEALRAELRDAFAALVGPLLTAIGPWFRRGPRALWGMAGDDLVSGIWTLGRLLGDEEHAARLAGEVLPHAIAPYPDGAGFRRLTGATGRRHLTRTRTGCCLYYAIRPAEACGTCPRTGDAERLRRLEG, from the coding sequence CTGGCCCTTGCCCCGGCCTGCCCGCCCGACGACGCCACCGCCCCGAACTGCGCGCACCTGCTCGCCCGTGGCTACGAACGCCTGGCCGCGCTCTGCGAGCCGCTCCACCTGGACGTCCGATGGCCCACCGAGGCACCGACCCCAACTCCCGGCGCCGCGTACCCGTTTGCCGAACCCCCCGCCACGCGCCCCGACGCTGACGAGCCGTCAACAAGCGCGACCCACCGCCCCACCCTCGAACAACTCGCCACCGAACCAGACGTGCTCGCCGCCTTCCTGGACGCCGAGGAGGCCCGCATCGCCGCCGGGGGCGACGTCGTCCCGCGCCGCCACGCCGTCGCGGCGCGCGCCCTGCACGGCTGTCTGTGGTCGGTATCGCTGCTGCTCAGCGGCGTGTGGTACCTCGAACGCCGGGTGCCGCTGCTGGATCAACGCGCGGTGCGCCACGACCTGTCGAGCAACCGGTACGAGGTCACCCCGGGCGGCTTCCGCTGCCTGCCGGACGACCCGGCGGCCGGGCTGCCCGGGGTGCGGACCGTGCCGGACGAGGAGGCGCTGCGGGCGGAGCTGCGGGACGCGTTCGCCGCGCTGGTGGGGCCGTTGCTCACCGCGATCGGCCCGTGGTTCCGGCGCGGCCCGCGCGCCCTGTGGGGGATGGCCGGCGACGACCTGGTCTCCGGCATCTGGACGCTGGGCCGGCTGCTCGGCGACGAGGAGCACGCGGCGCGCCTGGCCGGCGAGGTGCTGCCGCACGCCATCGCGCCCTACCCCGACGGCGCGGGCTTCCGCCGCCTGACCGGCGCCACCGGCCGCCGCCACCTGACCCGCACCCGTACCGGCTGCTGCCTGTACTACGCGATCCGGCCCGCCGAAGCCTGCGGAACCTGCCCCAGGACGGGGGACGCGGAGCGGCTGCGGCGGCTTGAGGGGTGA
- a CDS encoding dihydrolipoamide acetyltransferase family protein produces MSNTAQRFREFKMPDVGEGLTEAEILKWYVQVGDTVTDGQSVCEVETAKAAVELPIPFDGVVHELRFDEGVTVDVGTVIISVDTQPDAGPVEPAAPAGGQAAPATEPSAEQGADDAEPEQQGRQAVLVGYGAAPSSTKRRPRKAQPAQQAAPSSVAAALQQELNGHGAAPTAPAPAPAPAAPAAPQAPAGARPLAKPPVRKLAKDLGIDLASVTPTGDGGVITREDVHAAASATAPQAAQPQAAVAEAQPVAATTGAEPAVAGGEVRVPIKGVRKATAQAMVASAFTAPHVTEFITVDVTRTMKLVQDLKQDPEMAGLRVNPLLLIAKAFLVAIKRNPEINAAWDEANQEIVHKDYVNLGIAAATPRGLIVPNIKDAGRKTLPELATSLSDLVATAREGKTTPTAMSGGTVTITNVGVFGVDTGTPILNPGESAILAIGTIKLQPWVHKGKVKPRQVTTLALSFDHRLVDGELGSKVLADVAAVLENPGKRLITWG; encoded by the coding sequence ATGAGCAACACCGCACAGCGCTTCCGTGAGTTCAAGATGCCCGACGTGGGCGAGGGACTGACCGAGGCCGAGATCCTCAAGTGGTACGTCCAGGTCGGCGACACGGTCACCGACGGCCAGTCCGTCTGTGAGGTCGAGACGGCGAAGGCGGCCGTCGAACTTCCCATCCCCTTCGACGGCGTGGTGCACGAGCTGCGCTTCGACGAGGGCGTGACCGTCGACGTCGGCACCGTGATCATCTCCGTGGACACCCAGCCGGACGCGGGTCCCGTGGAGCCGGCGGCCCCGGCGGGCGGTCAGGCGGCGCCGGCGACCGAGCCCTCGGCCGAGCAGGGCGCCGACGACGCCGAGCCCGAGCAGCAGGGCCGGCAGGCCGTGCTCGTCGGGTACGGCGCGGCGCCGTCCTCCACCAAGCGCCGGCCCCGCAAGGCGCAGCCGGCCCAGCAGGCGGCCCCCTCCTCGGTGGCCGCCGCGCTCCAGCAGGAGCTGAACGGGCACGGGGCGGCCCCGACCGCTCCGGCGCCGGCCCCCGCGCCGGCCGCGCCTGCGGCCCCGCAGGCCCCGGCCGGCGCGCGTCCGCTGGCCAAGCCGCCGGTGCGCAAGCTGGCCAAGGACCTCGGCATCGACCTCGCGAGCGTCACGCCGACCGGCGACGGCGGCGTGATCACCCGCGAGGACGTGCACGCGGCGGCCAGCGCCACGGCCCCGCAGGCGGCCCAGCCGCAGGCGGCGGTGGCCGAGGCCCAGCCGGTGGCCGCGACGACCGGCGCCGAGCCGGCGGTGGCCGGCGGCGAGGTCCGGGTGCCGATCAAGGGCGTACGGAAGGCCACCGCGCAGGCGATGGTGGCCAGCGCCTTCACCGCGCCGCACGTCACCGAGTTCATCACGGTGGATGTCACGCGCACGATGAAGCTGGTCCAGGACCTCAAGCAGGACCCGGAGATGGCGGGGCTGCGGGTCAACCCGCTGCTGTTGATCGCCAAGGCGTTCCTGGTGGCCATCAAGCGCAACCCGGAGATCAACGCGGCCTGGGACGAGGCGAACCAGGAGATCGTCCACAAGGACTACGTGAACCTGGGCATCGCCGCGGCCACGCCGCGCGGTCTGATCGTCCCGAACATCAAGGACGCGGGCCGCAAGACGCTGCCGGAGCTGGCCACCTCGCTGTCCGACCTGGTCGCGACGGCCCGCGAGGGCAAGACCACGCCGACGGCGATGTCGGGCGGCACGGTGACCATCACCAACGTCGGCGTCTTCGGCGTCGACACGGGCACGCCCATCCTCAACCCGGGCGAGTCCGCGATCCTCGCGATCGGCACGATCAAGCTCCAGCCGTGGGTGCACAAGGGCAAGGTGAAGCCGCGCCAGGTGACCACCCTCGCGCTCTCCTTCGACCACCGCCTGGTGGACGGTGAGTTGGGCTCGAAGGTGCTCGCCGACGTGGCGGCCGTCCTGGAGAACCCCGGGAAGCGGCTCATCACCTGGGGCTGA
- a CDS encoding alpha-ketoacid dehydrogenase subunit beta: MAAGSTEKLSIVKAINASLRKSLETDNKVVIMGEDVGKLGGVFRVTDGLQKDFGEERVIDTPLAESGIVGTAIGLALRGYRPVVEIQFDGFVFPAYDQIVTQLAKMHARALGKVKMPVVIRIPYGGGIGAVEHHSESPEALFAHVAGLKCVSPSNASDAYWMMQQAIASDDPVIYFEPKRRYHDRSEVNTSAIPGPLHAARVERPGTDLTLAAYGPMVKVCRDAAAAAAEEGKSIEVLDLRSISPIDFDAIEASVRRTGRLVIVHEAPVFFGSGAEVAARITERCFYHLEAPVLRVGGFHAPYPPSRLEDEYLPGLDRVLDAVDRALAY, encoded by the coding sequence ATGGCTGCCGGTTCCACCGAGAAGCTGTCGATCGTCAAGGCGATCAACGCATCCCTGCGCAAGTCCCTGGAGACCGACAACAAGGTCGTGATCATGGGTGAGGACGTCGGCAAGCTCGGCGGCGTCTTCCGGGTCACCGACGGGTTGCAGAAGGACTTCGGCGAGGAGCGGGTCATCGACACCCCGCTCGCCGAGTCCGGCATCGTCGGCACCGCCATCGGCCTCGCGCTGCGCGGCTACCGCCCGGTCGTGGAGATCCAGTTCGACGGGTTCGTCTTCCCCGCGTACGACCAGATCGTCACGCAGCTCGCGAAGATGCACGCCCGCGCGCTCGGCAAGGTCAAGATGCCGGTCGTCATCCGCATCCCCTACGGCGGTGGCATCGGCGCCGTCGAGCACCACAGCGAGTCGCCCGAGGCGCTGTTCGCGCACGTCGCGGGGTTGAAGTGCGTCTCGCCCTCGAACGCGTCCGACGCGTACTGGATGATGCAGCAGGCCATCGCCAGCGACGACCCGGTCATCTACTTCGAGCCCAAGCGGCGCTACCACGACCGCTCCGAGGTCAACACCTCCGCGATCCCCGGCCCGCTGCACGCGGCCCGCGTGGAGCGGCCCGGCACCGACCTGACGCTCGCGGCCTACGGGCCGATGGTCAAGGTCTGCCGGGATGCCGCGGCGGCCGCCGCCGAGGAGGGCAAGTCGATCGAGGTGCTCGACCTGCGGTCGATCTCGCCGATCGACTTCGACGCGATCGAGGCGTCGGTGCGCAGGACCGGCCGGCTGGTCATCGTGCACGAGGCGCCGGTCTTCTTCGGCTCCGGTGCCGAGGTGGCCGCGCGCATCACCGAGCGGTGCTTCTACCACCTGGAGGCACCGGTGCTGCGGGTCGGCGGGTTCCACGCGCCGTACCCGCCGTCCCGGCTTGAGGACGAGTACCTGCCGGGGCTTGACCGGGTGCTCGACGCCGTTGACCGAGCGTTGGCGTACTGA
- the pdhA gene encoding pyruvate dehydrogenase (acetyl-transferring) E1 component subunit alpha, giving the protein MTVDSTAARKPRRSSSTKRTRAKQPTADQTQLVQLLTPEGERVEHPDYSIDLTPEELRGLYRDMVLTRRFDAEATTLQRQGELGLWASLLGQEAAQIGSGRALRDDDYVFPTYREHGVAWCRDVDPTNLLGMFRGVNNGGWDPNSNNFHLYTIVIGSQTLHATGYAMGVAKDGADSAVIAYFGDGASSQGDVAEAFTFSAVYNAPVVFFCQNNQWAISEPTERQTRVPLYQRAQGYGFPGVRVDGNDVLACLAVTRAALERARSGQGPMLVEAYTYRMGAHTTSDDPTRYRADEERELWEAKDPILRLRTYLTREEFADEAFFTDLEQESDALAKRVRDAVRSMPDPDHMAIFENIYADGHALVDEERAQFAAYQASFAEEGH; this is encoded by the coding sequence GTGACCGTGGACAGCACTGCCGCGCGCAAGCCACGCCGCAGCAGCAGCACCAAGCGCACCAGGGCCAAGCAGCCGACGGCTGACCAAACCCAGCTCGTACAGTTGCTGACGCCCGAGGGCGAGCGGGTCGAGCATCCCGACTACTCCATCGACTTGACCCCCGAAGAGCTGCGCGGGCTGTACCGGGACATGGTGCTGACGCGACGCTTCGACGCCGAGGCGACGACCCTCCAGCGCCAGGGCGAGCTGGGCCTGTGGGCCTCGCTGCTCGGCCAGGAGGCCGCGCAGATCGGCTCGGGACGCGCGCTGCGCGACGATGACTACGTCTTCCCCACCTACCGTGAGCACGGCGTCGCCTGGTGCCGGGACGTCGACCCGACGAACCTGCTCGGCATGTTCCGCGGCGTGAACAACGGTGGTTGGGACCCGAACTCCAACAACTTCCACCTGTACACGATCGTGATCGGCTCGCAGACGCTGCACGCCACCGGCTACGCGATGGGCGTGGCCAAGGACGGCGCGGACTCGGCCGTGATCGCGTACTTCGGGGACGGCGCCTCCAGCCAGGGAGACGTCGCGGAGGCGTTCACCTTCTCGGCGGTCTACAACGCGCCGGTGGTGTTCTTCTGTCAGAACAACCAGTGGGCCATCTCCGAGCCCACCGAGCGGCAGACCCGCGTCCCGCTCTACCAGCGCGCCCAGGGCTACGGCTTCCCGGGCGTGCGGGTGGACGGCAACGACGTGCTGGCCTGCCTCGCGGTCACCCGGGCCGCCCTGGAGCGGGCCCGCAGCGGACAGGGCCCGATGCTGGTCGAGGCGTACACGTACCGGATGGGCGCGCACACCACCTCCGACGACCCGACGCGCTACCGCGCCGACGAGGAGCGGGAGCTGTGGGAGGCCAAGGACCCGATCCTGCGGCTGCGTACGTACCTGACCCGCGAGGAGTTCGCGGACGAGGCGTTCTTCACCGACCTCGAGCAGGAGTCGGACGCGCTGGCCAAGCGGGTGCGGGACGCGGTGCGGTCCATGCCCGACCCCGACCACATGGCGATCTTCGAGAACATCTACGCCGACGGGCACGCGCTCGTCGACGAGGAGCGCGCCCAGTTCGCCGCGTACCAGGCTTCGTTCGCCGAGGAGGGTCACTGA
- a CDS encoding response regulator transcription factor, with protein MREEGKITVFLLDDHEVVRRGVHELLSVEEDIEVVGEAGTAADALVRIPATRPDVAVLDVRLPDGSGVEVCREVRSRDEGIKCLMLTSFADDEALFDAIMAGASGYVLKAIRGNELLSAVRDVAAGKSLLDPVATARVLERLRDGNTPRGDERLAALTEQERRILDLIGEGLTNRAIGERLHLAEKTIKNYVSSLLSKLGMERRSQAAAYVARLQAERH; from the coding sequence GTGCGCGAAGAAGGAAAAATCACGGTATTCCTGCTCGATGACCATGAAGTCGTGCGTCGGGGTGTGCACGAGTTGCTCTCGGTCGAGGAGGACATCGAGGTCGTGGGCGAGGCCGGGACGGCCGCTGACGCGCTGGTCCGCATCCCCGCCACCAGGCCCGATGTCGCCGTGTTGGACGTACGGCTGCCGGACGGCAGCGGCGTCGAGGTGTGCCGGGAGGTGCGCTCCCGGGACGAGGGCATCAAGTGCCTGATGCTCACCTCGTTCGCGGACGACGAGGCCCTCTTCGACGCGATCATGGCCGGCGCGTCCGGTTACGTCCTCAAGGCCATCCGTGGCAATGAATTGCTATCCGCGGTGCGGGACGTCGCCGCCGGAAAGTCCCTGCTCGACCCGGTCGCCACGGCCCGCGTCCTGGAACGCCTGCGGGACGGGAACACCCCGAGGGGCGACGAGCGGCTGGCCGCCCTCACGGAACAGGAACGCCGCATTCTCGACCTCATCGGCGAGGGGCTGACCAACCGCGCGATCGGCGAGCGGCTGCACCTCGCCGAAAAGACGATCAAGAATTACGTTTCCAGCCTGCTCTCCAAACTCGGCATGGAACGCCGCTCCCAGGCCGCCGCGTACGTGGCCCGCCTCCAGGCCGAGCGCCACTGA
- a CDS encoding pyridoxamine 5'-phosphate oxidase family protein, translating to MPTDTPTADDRAIALLSKARYGRVSVSMRALPFVTVARHIVVDGHALLRLHRGFGYHSACDGSVVAYGADNADSAHAEATADGSGSGAVDVWSVQFVGTARLFTPSEAELALFGEAPSTADGAPYDPVYLRVEPQFVTVHQLSGVPARRSAHAV from the coding sequence ATGCCCACCGACACGCCCACGGCCGACGACCGCGCGATCGCACTGCTCAGCAAGGCCCGCTACGGCCGGGTCTCCGTGAGCATGCGGGCCCTGCCCTTCGTGACGGTCGCCCGGCACATCGTGGTGGACGGCCACGCGCTGCTGCGCCTGCACCGCGGCTTCGGCTACCACAGCGCCTGCGACGGCAGCGTCGTCGCCTACGGCGCGGACAACGCCGACAGCGCCCACGCCGAGGCGACGGCCGACGGCTCCGGGAGCGGCGCGGTCGACGTCTGGTCGGTGCAGTTCGTCGGCACCGCCCGGCTGTTCACGCCGAGCGAGGCGGAGCTGGCCCTGTTCGGCGAGGCGCCGAGCACGGCCGACGGCGCCCCGTACGACCCGGTGTACCTGCGCGTCGAGCCGCAGTTCGTCACCGTGCACCAACTGAGCGGTGTCCCTGCGCGTCGGAGCGCGCACGCTGTGTGA